Proteins from a single region of Hydra vulgaris chromosome 12, alternate assembly HydraT2T_AEP:
- the LOC136089120 gene encoding uncharacterized protein LOC136089120, whose product MLKELKDANNVISQKLHSSLVLRMQQRRTNAIELLERLGARNPATSLTANESESEVELSVSNEALLEIVSDSSDSSSESISFALKNSKRITNELNKAIKKTHLPSIPTRCETLSMKVQKEMVLFENGGTRGDFLQRAYDFLMTIKPTSVESERAFSAARLFATKIRIRLGDETLDMPKYKSSFQEIWLSNVSYTSWLQKDKNPSLARCKVCSKLFSVAAMGIKAVDAHARGVKHIERLPQEGYSVLFKETVQSEPQKPISSKQCNISDMLQKEKVLKAELICCLDIVQSKYSFRSSENKSKQFASMFPDSKIANNFSCGRTKSGYIVTHGLAPYLKKILLGDLNKLDNFVCLFDESYNKVVKKGQMDLHVRYWNEESNTVCTRYYTSEFMGKAAAPDILNMFKCMIGLNDEKMLQANKLSTLIDIGTCGLHTINGALQTGAKATGWNIKKLLSSIYQIFHESPSRASDYERIAGATSSDFPYMFCSTRWAENQSVAKKAIQVWSKVVLVVDYWKSLPKSKQPGYGTSGQNTSFEHLSARANEVLVPLKLKFFEEISANLNAFLVSFQTDKPMTPFLVVTLEELLRNFYAKFIRLDVLANAKTTTSLLKIDLSNCANRLLTSKIDVGFSLKYDLLQLKSKGKITEVQIDKFKSEVCDFLVSMCTHIIEKSPLSSLVARCLMCISPSFMVEFPEKCEYFFEKLLMKLVTYKKIRASVGDLAKNEYSRFCKIVVVDNKELFLTFDKDKDRLDYFLWKYTDLKLYTNLQQIFKIVLILSHGQAQVERGFSSNKSLIDDNMSTDTIISLRSIQDYLTFYGLMAHEVEITKDLLYSCKQARKRYFDDQRSKALSAEKAEKIEAKQKVIEDIEIVNTEIRQALSMIENLKKSSDEIGFRAEKRIVLDDIKADISKSNALKRAAFEKQESLEKLYVKKKNLVKKKNELL is encoded by the exons atgttaaaagaacTTAAAGATGCTAACAACGTTATAAGTCAAAAGTTGCATTCATCTCTGGTTCTTCGAATGCAACAAAGGCGTACCAATGCAA TTGAGTTACTTGAAAGACTAGGCGCTAGAAATCCAGCTACATCATTAACAGCTAATGAGTCTGAATCAGAAGTTGAACTTTCTGTTTCAAATGAGGCACTACTCGAAATTGTTTCTGATTCTTCTGACTCTTCATCTGAATCTATTTCTTTTGCTCTTAAAAACAGCAAAAGAATCACAAACGAACTtaataaagctataaaaaaaacccATTTGCCCAGCATACCAACTCGATGTGAGACGTTATCGATGAAAGTTCAAAAGGAAATGGTGTTGTTTGAAAATGGAGGAACACGTGGTGATTTTTTGCAAAGAGCGtatgattttttaatgactattaAGCCTACCAGTGTGGAATCAGAACGTGCTTTTTCTGCGGCCAGactttttgcaacaaaaataaGAATTCGTCTGGGGGATGAAACTTTGGAT ATGCCTAAATATAAAAGTAGTTTCCAAGAAATTTGGTTAAGTAATGTTAGTTACACTTCTTGgcttcaaaaagataaaaatcccAGCCTTGCAAGATGCAAAGTTTGTTCTAAGTTGTTTTCAGTAGCAGCTATGGGTATCAAGGCAGTTGATGCACATGCAAGAGGAGTAAAGCACATAGAACGATTGCCTCAAGAAGGTTACTCTGTTTTGTTCAAAGAAACTGTGCAATCAGAACCACAGAAGCCTATCTCATCAAAGCAATGTAACATTTCAGATATGCTTCAAAaggaaaaagttttgaaagcaGAGTTAATTTGTTGTTTAGATATTGTTCAaagcaaatattcttttagatCAAGTGAGAATAAGTCTAAACAATTTGCATCAATGTTTCCAGATAGCAAAATTGCCAACAACTTTTCCTGTGGTCGAACAAAATCTGGCTATATAGTAACTCACGGTCTTGccccatatttaaaaaaaattctattaggAGATCTTAACAAGCTGGATAACTTTGTATGTCTTTTTGATGAGTCTTACAATAAAGTTGTAAAGAAAGGTCAAATGGACTTACATGTGCGATATTGGAATGAAGAGAGTAATACCGTTTGTACTAGATATTATACTTCAGAATTTATGGGAAAAGCTGCAGCCCCAGATAttctaaatatgtttaaatgcaTGATTGGTTTGAATGATGAAAAAATGCTCCAG GCCAATAAATTAAGTACGCTCATTGACATTGGTACCTGTGGTTTGCATACTATAAATGGAGCTTTACAAACTGGTGCCAAAGCTACTGGCTGGAACATAAAGAAGTTATTGTCTTCAATTTACCAAATATTTCATGAAAGTCCATCAAGAGCAAGTGATTATGAACGAATAGCTGGAGCAACAAGTTCAGATTTTCCTTACATGTTTTGTAGCACTCGGTGGGCTGAGAACCAAAGTGTTGCCAAGAAAGCAATACAGGTTTGGTCAAAAGTAGTCTTAGTTGTTGATTACTGGAAGTCCTTACCAAAGAGTAAGCAACCTGGATATGGTACATCAGGGCAAAACACCAGTTTTGAACATTTAAGTGCTCGAGCAAATGAAGTTTTGGTTCCtttaaagttgaagttttttgaagaaattagTGCCAATCTAAATGCATTCCTTG tttcttTTCAAACTGATAAGCCAATGACTCCTTTTCTGGTGGTGACACTTGAAGAACTACTACGCAATTTTTATGCAAAGTTCATTCGATTAGATGTTCTTGCAAATGCCAAAACTACAAcgtctttattaaaaatagatttatctAATTGTGCAAACCGGCTTTTAACCAGCAAGATTGATGTTGGCTTTTCATTGAAGTATGATCTCCTGCAACTCAAGAGTAAAGGAAAGATTACTGAAGTTCAAATTGACAAGTTCAAGAGTGAAGTATGCGATTTCCTTGTCTCAATGTGTACTCATATCATTGAGAAGAGCCCTTTGTCTTCTCTGGTTGCTCGCTGTCTGATGTGTATTTCCCCATCATTTATGGTTGAATTCCCAGAAAaatgtgaatatttttttgaaaaactgttgATGAAACTTGTTACTTACAAGAAAATTAGAGCTTCTGTTGGTGATTTAGCTAAGAACGAATATTCCAGGTTTTGTAAAATCGTCGTTGTTGATaacaaagaattatttttgacttttgatAAAGATAAAGATCGTTTGGACTACTTTTTGTGGAAATACACTGATTTAAAGCTGTATACAAATCttcagcaaatttttaaaatagtccTCATTTTATCGCACGGACAAGCTCAAGTTGAACGAGGGTTCAGCAGCAATAAAAGTCTGATTGATGACAATATGTCCACAGACACCATCATCTCTTTACGTTCTATCCAAGATTACCTCACGTTTTATGGGCTCATGGCACATGAAGTTGAAATAACTAAAGATTTGTTGTATAGCTGCAAACAGGCAAGAAAGAGGTATTTTGATGATCAACGATCAAAAGCCCTGTCTGCAGAAAAAGCAGAGAAAATCGaagcaaaacaaaaagtaattgaGGATATTGAAATAGTCAATACAGAAATTCGACAGGCATTATCTATgattgaaaatttaaagaagtCGTCTGATGAAATTGGATTCCGTGCTGAAAAAAGGATAGTTTTAG ATGACATTAAAGCTGACATATCAAAATCTAATGCATTAAAAAGAGCTGCCTTTGAAAAACAAGAGTCTCTTGAAAagctttatgttaaaaaaaaaaaccttgttaaaaagaaaaatgaactTTTGTAA